The following proteins are encoded in a genomic region of Hymenobacter siberiensis:
- a CDS encoding VWA domain-containing protein encodes MLTTSYSSWFILLCLAVGAGYAALQYSAKAPWSKQRNYALAALRFAVVSFLCYLLLAPFIKTTTTRTEAPTLVLAIDNSQSVELFTPKNVLGQATTSLARLAETLRGKGFTIETRTLTPAPGRPDRPDSLRFSAATSDLDQLLSSTREAYDGRNLAGVVLLSDGLVNQGRSPAYSEFNFPIYTVAVGDTVPKRDLRLTGLTYNRVAFSGNKFPIEAELGFEGYAGGAATIELREGSRVLDSHRVALPAGRRRVRTTFQLTAPAPGKRRYEVRIVPQPDEFTELNNQRTAFIEVVKGKLRVLLAGAAPHPDLKALRAAILANDNFDLTLALPGVQPLRADADFDVAILHQLPAQGGLGNEILAQVKARKTPAFYILGAQSDLPAYNQLGAGLTIQPRGAQTDEVTPVPNPGFARFATDEESARRFAQYPPAPVPFGDYRLGAGAEAALWQRVGRVPTQKPLLVFGGPTDRRQATLLTDGSWQWRLQEAVEHDNKPEAYDRLVIRTLQLLTQNANKKRLDVYPTQDVFGTQDDVTLGAETYNAVFERLYNQQIDLVLTDEKKQVRRFSFANPEDGSPLHLGPLPAGRYRIQARATLGGQPQQDAGELLVQAQPLEALESKADHNLLAQIARRSGAQLYYPAQMDKLAQDIIKANYKPVITAEEDLKDLINLKWIFFVILGFLTVEWAVRKYSGSV; translated from the coding sequence TTGCTGACTACTTCCTATTCTTCCTGGTTTATCCTGCTCTGCCTGGCCGTGGGCGCGGGCTACGCGGCCCTGCAGTACTCGGCCAAAGCCCCGTGGAGCAAGCAGCGCAACTACGCGCTGGCCGCCCTGCGCTTCGCTGTAGTGAGCTTTTTGTGCTACCTGCTGCTGGCCCCGTTCATCAAAACCACCACCACGCGTACCGAAGCGCCCACGCTGGTGCTGGCCATCGATAACTCGCAGTCGGTGGAGCTGTTCACCCCCAAAAACGTGCTGGGCCAGGCCACCACCAGCCTCGCCCGGCTGGCCGAAACCCTAAGAGGCAAAGGCTTCACCATCGAAACCCGAACGCTGACGCCCGCGCCTGGCCGCCCGGACCGGCCTGATTCGCTGCGCTTTTCCGCCGCCACTTCCGACCTCGACCAGCTGCTCAGCAGCACCCGCGAGGCCTACGACGGCCGCAACCTGGCCGGCGTGGTGCTCCTCAGCGACGGCCTCGTGAACCAGGGCCGCAGCCCCGCTTATTCGGAATTCAACTTCCCGATTTACACCGTGGCCGTGGGCGACACCGTGCCCAAGCGCGACCTGCGCCTGACCGGCCTCACCTACAACCGCGTGGCCTTCAGCGGCAATAAATTTCCCATTGAGGCTGAATTGGGTTTCGAAGGCTACGCCGGCGGCGCGGCCACGATAGAGCTGCGCGAGGGCAGCCGCGTGCTCGACAGCCACCGCGTGGCCCTGCCCGCCGGCCGGCGGCGGGTGCGCACTACCTTCCAGCTCACCGCGCCCGCGCCCGGCAAGCGCCGCTACGAGGTGCGCATTGTGCCCCAGCCCGACGAGTTTACCGAGCTGAACAACCAGCGCACGGCCTTCATCGAAGTCGTGAAGGGCAAGCTGCGCGTGCTGCTGGCCGGCGCGGCCCCGCACCCCGACCTGAAAGCCCTGCGCGCCGCCATTCTGGCCAACGACAACTTCGACCTCACCCTGGCCCTGCCCGGCGTGCAGCCGCTCAGGGCCGATGCCGATTTCGACGTGGCCATTCTGCACCAGCTACCGGCCCAGGGCGGGCTGGGCAACGAGATTCTGGCCCAGGTGAAAGCCCGCAAAACGCCCGCTTTCTACATTTTGGGCGCACAGTCGGACCTACCGGCCTACAACCAGCTGGGCGCGGGCCTCACCATTCAACCGCGCGGGGCGCAGACCGATGAGGTGACGCCCGTACCCAATCCCGGCTTCGCCCGGTTTGCGACGGACGAGGAATCGGCCCGCCGCTTTGCGCAGTACCCACCCGCGCCGGTGCCGTTTGGCGACTACCGCCTTGGGGCCGGGGCCGAAGCCGCGCTCTGGCAGCGCGTGGGCCGCGTGCCCACCCAAAAGCCCCTGCTGGTTTTTGGGGGCCCAACGGACCGCCGCCAGGCCACGCTGCTCACCGATGGCAGCTGGCAATGGCGCTTGCAGGAAGCCGTGGAGCACGACAACAAGCCCGAAGCCTACGACCGCCTCGTTATCCGGACGCTCCAGCTCCTCACCCAGAATGCCAACAAAAAGCGCCTCGACGTGTACCCCACGCAGGACGTATTCGGCACCCAAGACGACGTGACCCTTGGGGCTGAAACCTACAATGCCGTCTTCGAGCGCCTCTACAACCAGCAAATCGACTTGGTTTTAACCGACGAAAAAAAGCAAGTCCGCCGTTTTTCTTTCGCCAACCCTGAGGACGGCTCGCCCCTGCACCTGGGGCCGCTGCCAGCCGGCCGCTACCGCATCCAGGCCCGCGCTACGCTGGGCGGCCAGCCCCAGCAGGATGCGGGCGAGCTGCTGGTGCAGGCGCAGCCCCTGGAAGCCCTGGAGTCGAAAGCCGACCACAACCTGCTGGCGCAAATCGCGCGCCGCAGCGGCGCCCAGCTGTACTACCCGGCGCAAATGGACAAGCTGGCCCAGGACATCATCAAGGCTAACTACAAGCCGGTGATTACGGCCGAGGAAGATTTGAAGGATTTAATCAATCTGAAGTGGATTTTCTTCGTGATTCTGGGCTTTTTGACGGTAGAATGGGCCGTGCGGAAGTATTCGGGCAGCGTGTAA
- a CDS encoding MBL fold metallo-hydrolase has protein sequence MPKPLKKFLVTTGGILGTLLVAVVAFTGLSPQLGGTPTKADRAIYAKSGHYNAQAGQFVNLIPTRQMTGSSIPAVMWKFLFHKSPQAAPPGPLPQQPLDSLAITQKTPEMVRVTWFGHSASLLEIAGQNILLDPMLGVKMGPVSWATPKRYNPALAITPEKLPYIAAVLISHDHYDHLDYETIRKIKDKVGRFYVPLGIGPHLRAWGVAPAHITEMNWGDSVRLPGLTLRCTPSRHFSGRGLTNRNSTLWCSWVVQTPAKRVFYTGDGGYGPHFAAIGRQYGPFDLALVECGQYNESWADIHMVPEQSVQAARDVRAAVMLPVHWGAFTESLHAWNEPVTRATAEATRLGQVMTTPHLGEPVTLGAALPKSRWWE, from the coding sequence GTGCCCAAACCCCTAAAAAAATTCCTTGTGACAACCGGCGGCATTCTCGGCACCCTGCTAGTGGCAGTGGTAGCGTTCACGGGCCTCAGCCCGCAGCTGGGCGGCACGCCTACCAAAGCCGACCGGGCCATTTACGCCAAATCGGGCCATTACAATGCGCAAGCGGGCCAATTTGTGAACCTGATTCCGACCCGGCAAATGACGGGCAGCAGCATACCGGCGGTGATGTGGAAATTCCTGTTTCATAAATCACCCCAGGCCGCCCCACCCGGCCCGCTGCCCCAGCAGCCCCTCGATTCGCTGGCCATCACCCAAAAAACGCCCGAAATGGTGCGCGTCACGTGGTTCGGCCACTCGGCCAGCCTGCTCGAAATAGCGGGCCAGAACATTCTGCTCGACCCCATGCTCGGCGTGAAAATGGGCCCCGTGAGCTGGGCCACGCCCAAGCGCTACAACCCCGCGCTGGCCATTACGCCCGAGAAGCTGCCCTACATCGCCGCCGTCCTGATTTCGCACGACCATTACGACCACCTCGACTACGAAACCATTCGCAAAATCAAGGACAAGGTGGGCCGGTTCTACGTGCCGCTGGGCATTGGGCCGCACCTACGGGCGTGGGGCGTGGCCCCGGCGCACATCACCGAAATGAACTGGGGCGACAGCGTGCGGCTGCCCGGCCTCACGCTGCGCTGCACGCCCAGCCGGCACTTTTCGGGCCGGGGCCTCACCAATCGGAACTCCACGCTCTGGTGCTCCTGGGTGGTGCAAACGCCTGCCAAGCGGGTTTTCTATACCGGCGATGGCGGCTACGGGCCGCATTTTGCCGCCATCGGCCGGCAGTATGGGCCGTTCGATTTGGCCCTGGTAGAATGCGGACAGTACAACGAGAGTTGGGCCGACATTCACATGGTGCCCGAGCAAAGCGTGCAGGCCGCCCGCGACGTGCGCGCCGCCGTGATGCTGCCCGTGCACTGGGGCGCGTTCACCGAATCGCTCCACGCCTGGAACGAACCCGTGACCCGTGCCACCGCCGAGGCCACGCGCCTGGGCCAGGTGATGACCACCCCGCACCTGGGCGAACCGGTAACTTTGGGGGCTGCGCTGCCGAAGTCGCGCTGGTGGGAGTAA
- a CDS encoding alpha/beta hydrolase produces MKQRSRHRWLLLLLLAAFGAMNAVAFFHAWRFTHFSNEPGLHSPNPEQLGPGRKVWLLLTGIRNPKPHNGPKPSFPVETVTIASPNGPLEAWLARPDSGQTRGTVALFHGYTSSKSHLTHEAGYFRHLGYNVLLVDQAGNGNSAGFRTTVGYHEADDVAATFHWLKDSTSKPSGSPLFWRGAGGEVPTSGEVILYGVSMGAVAILRAEAELGIRPTANILECPYGNMRQTAYNRFESMHVPGFPMADLLVFWGGVQNGFWAFGLNAEHYASQIHTPTLLLWGTADPRVTRTETEAIFTHLAGPKARHDFHNVGHEPYWKRYPADWERQTRAFLGR; encoded by the coding sequence ATGAAGCAACGCTCCCGCCACCGCTGGCTGTTACTACTCCTGCTCGCTGCCTTCGGGGCCATGAATGCCGTAGCCTTCTTCCACGCCTGGCGGTTCACCCACTTCTCCAACGAGCCCGGCCTGCACTCGCCTAACCCCGAGCAGCTCGGCCCCGGCCGGAAGGTGTGGCTGCTGCTCACCGGCATCCGCAACCCCAAGCCCCACAACGGCCCCAAACCCAGCTTCCCGGTCGAGACCGTAACCATTGCCAGCCCCAACGGCCCCCTCGAAGCCTGGCTGGCCCGCCCCGACAGTGGCCAGACGCGCGGCACCGTGGCCCTGTTTCACGGCTACACCAGCAGCAAGTCGCACCTCACCCACGAGGCCGGCTACTTCCGCCACCTCGGCTACAACGTGCTGCTCGTGGACCAGGCCGGCAATGGCAATTCAGCCGGTTTCCGCACCACCGTGGGCTACCACGAAGCTGATGACGTGGCGGCTACATTCCACTGGCTAAAAGACTCCACAAGTAAACCGTCAGGCTCCCCTCTCTTTTGGAGAGGGGCCGGGGGTGAGGTTCCGACGTCAGGTGAGGTGATTTTATATGGCGTGAGCATGGGCGCCGTAGCCATCCTCCGCGCCGAAGCCGAACTTGGCATCCGCCCCACCGCCAACATCCTGGAATGCCCCTACGGCAACATGCGCCAGACGGCCTACAACCGCTTCGAATCCATGCACGTCCCCGGCTTTCCGATGGCCGATTTGCTGGTGTTCTGGGGCGGCGTGCAAAACGGGTTCTGGGCCTTCGGCCTCAACGCCGAGCACTACGCCAGCCAAATCCACACGCCTACCCTCCTGCTCTGGGGCACCGCCGACCCGCGCGTAACCCGCACCGAAACCGAGGCCATCTTCACCCACCTCGCCGGCCCCAAAGCCCGCCACGACTTTCATAACGTGGGCCACGAACCGTACTGGAAACGCTATCCAGCGGATTGGGAGCGGCAGACGCGGGCGTTTCTGGGGCGGTAA
- a CDS encoding immunity 53 family protein, protein MELLQRLQRWYTIHCDGDWEHKYGVSISTLDNPGWDVKINLEDTCLRNAQLEYKLIERSPTNWIGCTVKDGSFNSADAGKMLICCR, encoded by the coding sequence ATGGAATTATTACAACGCCTTCAACGCTGGTATACTATTCACTGTGACGGAGATTGGGAACACAAATACGGAGTTTCAATTTCAACTTTAGACAACCCTGGATGGGATGTCAAAATCAATTTGGAAGACACATGTTTGCGCAATGCGCAACTAGAGTACAAGTTGATTGAGCGCAGCCCTACAAACTGGATTGGATGCACTGTTAAAGATGGAAGCTTCAATAGTGCTGATGCGGGAAAAATGCTTATATGCTGTCGATAG
- a CDS encoding pseudouridine synthase produces the protein MRYILLNKPYEVLTQFTDEHGRATLKDFVPVPDVYPVGRLDFDSEGLLLLTDDKQLQHRLSDPKFKVPKTYWAQVEGTVTDEALQQLRRGVPIKEGLTAPGEAVEMPEPAGLWARNPPIRYRASIPASWLEIRISQGMNRQVRKMCAAVGLPCLRLVRAAIGPLELVGLQPGKWRELTAAEVDLLRKISGAARRF, from the coding sequence ATGCGTTATATCCTCCTCAATAAGCCTTACGAAGTCCTCACCCAGTTTACCGATGAGCACGGCCGCGCCACGCTCAAGGATTTCGTGCCCGTGCCCGACGTGTACCCCGTGGGCCGGCTCGATTTCGATAGCGAAGGCCTGCTCCTGCTCACCGACGACAAGCAGCTCCAACACCGCCTCAGCGACCCCAAATTCAAGGTCCCGAAAACCTACTGGGCGCAGGTGGAAGGCACCGTTACAGATGAAGCCTTACAGCAGCTACGGCGCGGCGTGCCGATAAAAGAAGGCCTAACCGCCCCCGGCGAGGCGGTCGAAATGCCCGAGCCGGCCGGCCTGTGGGCCCGCAACCCTCCTATTCGCTACCGGGCCAGCATTCCCGCCAGCTGGCTGGAAATCCGCATTTCGCAGGGCATGAACCGCCAGGTGCGCAAGATGTGCGCCGCCGTGGGCCTGCCCTGCCTGCGCCTGGTGCGGGCGGCCATCGGGCCACTGGAGTTGGTCGGATTACAGCCCGGCAAGTGGCGCGAGCTCACGGCGGCTGAAGTGGATTTGTTGCGCAAAATAAGTGGGGCTGCCCGGCGTTTCTAG
- a CDS encoding NAD-dependent epimerase/dehydratase family protein, whose translation MNLRVILTGATGMVGEGVLLECLQNPVVAHVLVLTRRPTGRTHPKMAELLVPDLSNLSAVESQLTGYNACFFCAGVSSVGISKEEYERITHDMTLAVGKTLLRLNPELTFIYVSGAGTDSRQTSRQHWARVKGRTENELLALPFRATYMFRPGFMKATTGQRNILKWYGAIAWLYPMARKLAPNFVSTMQEVGRAMINAADFGYSKPVLEVRDIVALAQAKSVKH comes from the coding sequence ATGAACCTACGAGTTATTCTCACCGGAGCCACCGGCATGGTGGGCGAGGGCGTTCTGCTCGAATGCCTGCAGAACCCCGTCGTGGCGCACGTACTGGTGCTCACGCGCAGGCCCACTGGCCGCACCCACCCCAAAATGGCCGAGCTGCTGGTGCCTGACCTATCCAACCTCAGCGCCGTAGAAAGCCAGCTGACGGGCTACAATGCCTGTTTTTTCTGCGCGGGCGTGTCATCGGTGGGCATTTCGAAGGAAGAATACGAGCGCATCACCCACGACATGACGCTGGCCGTGGGCAAAACCCTGCTGCGCCTCAACCCGGAGCTTACGTTCATATACGTATCCGGCGCGGGCACCGACAGCCGCCAAACCAGCCGCCAGCACTGGGCCCGCGTGAAGGGCCGCACCGAAAACGAGCTACTGGCCCTGCCCTTCCGCGCCACTTACATGTTCCGGCCGGGCTTTATGAAAGCTACTACCGGCCAGCGAAACATTCTCAAGTGGTACGGGGCCATTGCCTGGCTCTATCCCATGGCCCGCAAGCTGGCCCCGAACTTCGTGAGTACCATGCAGGAGGTAGGCCGGGCCATGATAAACGCGGCCGACTTCGGCTACTCCAAACCGGTGCTCGAAGTGCGCGACATCGTGGCGCTGGCCCAGGCCAAATCAGTTAAGCATTAG